From the genome of Muricauda sp. SCSIO 64092, one region includes:
- a CDS encoding VWA domain-containing protein has product MQTQTIVLMLIAFLVALGIAVFHYRDYTGGATKKILLVGLRFVMLFSGFLLLINPEFIKNSYRLEKSNLVLLVDGSSSISNLGQSGVVMDLVNQFSQDEGLQEKFSIRPYAFSKEVKPLDSLDFAGKRTDISNGLATLKETFASGNNAVILVSDGNQTYGRDYEYLDLGNQVQLHTIVVGDTTSYQDIGVGLVNLNKYAFLDNQFPLEAQLVYSGESTVGTTVKITMDGRVVHRESLQFSKNERSHDINILLKAQSTGIKTIEVALSALENEKNVLNNVKRTTIEIIDEKTVVGIVSSFKHPDIGALKKAIESNEQRQVVIMAPNTPVERLEAIDVFVLYQPNASFRSIYDFIKQRGGGVFTITGPETDWSFLNTKLEGFTMEAFGQGEEILPFKNAAFEVFDISNFLMDGFPPLEGELGELRFNTEPSIIAYQQIRRVNLEEPLWFILPDGGKQAFLLGANIWKWRLRTYRNEKDFSGFDELMGKLIFYLSSSGKRERLQLDFETTYENASETLIKASFFDNTYSFDENASLNLNLKSNDGLVRDIPMLLKGNQFQADLSDLEEGEYSFTVTETRERISKSGQFTILDFDLEKQFLNANHLKLRRLAENNSGNLYYPSQVSGLITDLLNENQFLPVQKSTKNVVSLIDFSIVLGIMVLALALEWFIRKYNGLL; this is encoded by the coding sequence ATGCAGACCCAGACCATAGTATTGATGCTGATAGCCTTTCTTGTGGCGCTGGGTATTGCAGTTTTCCACTACCGGGACTATACGGGTGGGGCAACCAAAAAAATCCTTTTGGTAGGGCTTCGTTTTGTAATGCTGTTCTCGGGATTTTTGTTACTCATCAACCCGGAATTTATCAAGAACAGCTATCGTTTGGAAAAGTCCAATCTGGTGCTTTTGGTGGATGGGTCCTCCTCCATTTCCAACCTTGGACAGTCTGGGGTGGTTATGGATTTGGTCAATCAATTTTCCCAGGATGAAGGATTGCAGGAAAAGTTCTCCATCCGACCATATGCTTTTTCAAAAGAGGTAAAACCCCTGGACAGCCTGGATTTCGCCGGAAAAAGGACGGACATTTCAAATGGACTGGCAACCCTGAAAGAGACCTTTGCCAGCGGAAATAATGCGGTAATCCTGGTCTCCGACGGAAACCAGACCTATGGAAGGGATTATGAGTATCTGGATTTAGGAAATCAAGTACAACTCCATACCATAGTTGTTGGGGATACCACGTCCTATCAAGACATTGGAGTGGGGTTGGTGAACCTGAACAAATATGCCTTCTTGGATAACCAATTCCCATTGGAGGCCCAGCTTGTGTATTCAGGGGAATCCACGGTCGGGACCACTGTCAAAATCACGATGGATGGCCGTGTTGTCCACAGGGAGTCCTTGCAGTTTTCCAAAAATGAGCGCTCCCATGACATCAACATACTCCTAAAAGCGCAGTCAACGGGCATCAAAACCATTGAAGTGGCCCTGTCCGCCTTGGAAAACGAAAAGAATGTCCTGAACAACGTAAAGCGTACCACTATAGAGATCATTGATGAAAAAACGGTAGTTGGTATCGTATCTTCTTTTAAGCATCCGGATATTGGGGCATTAAAAAAAGCCATCGAATCCAATGAACAACGGCAGGTGGTCATCATGGCCCCCAATACACCCGTGGAAAGGTTGGAAGCCATTGATGTTTTTGTCCTTTACCAACCCAATGCCTCCTTTCGAAGCATCTATGATTTTATCAAACAGCGGGGAGGGGGCGTTTTTACGATTACGGGCCCCGAAACGGATTGGAGCTTTTTAAACACCAAATTGGAAGGTTTTACCATGGAAGCATTTGGTCAGGGCGAGGAAATCCTTCCGTTCAAAAATGCCGCTTTTGAGGTATTTGATATTTCCAATTTTCTGATGGATGGATTTCCACCTTTGGAAGGGGAATTGGGGGAATTGCGATTCAACACGGAACCCAGTATAATCGCCTACCAACAGATACGTAGGGTGAATCTGGAGGAACCGTTATGGTTTATCCTTCCCGATGGCGGTAAACAGGCATTTCTTTTGGGTGCCAACATTTGGAAGTGGCGGTTGCGTACGTACAGGAACGAAAAGGATTTTTCAGGCTTTGATGAACTCATGGGAAAACTCATATTCTACCTTTCCAGCTCGGGGAAAAGGGAACGATTGCAGTTGGATTTTGAAACGACCTATGAAAACGCTTCGGAAACCTTGATTAAAGCGTCCTTTTTTGACAATACCTATAGCTTTGATGAAAATGCCAGTCTCAATTTAAATCTGAAAAGTAATGATGGACTGGTCCGGGATATTCCCATGCTTTTAAAAGGAAATCAATTTCAGGCAGACTTGAGCGACTTGGAAGAAGGGGAGTATAGCTTTACGGTTACGGAAACCAGGGAACGTATTTCCAAATCGGGGCAGTTTACAATTTTGGATTTTGATTTGGAAAAGCAATTCTTAAATGCCAATCATTTAAAGCTAAGAAGATTGGCAGAAAACAATTCCGGAAACTTGTATTACCCTTCCCAGGTTTCTGGGCTTATAACAGATTTATTGAACGAAAATCAATTTCTTCCAGTTCAAAAAAGCACAAAGAATGTAGTATCTTTAATAGATTTTAGCATAGTGTTGGGCATCATGGTTTTGGCCCTTGCCCTGGAATGGTTTATTAGAAAATATAACGGATTATTATAA
- a CDS encoding prohibitin family protein encodes MDRLPKIALPTVVVIILVFILISKSAINIGAGEAGVLWKRFSGGVVTDQPPLGEGFHLVAPWNRVYIYEVRRQEVFEKMKVLSSNGLDIQLDASAWYMPKYGELGQLHQQIGEGYLDRILLPTIRSAARSVVGRYTPEQLYSSKRDAIQAEIFEETKKIVEGQHIVLDEILVRDVTLPPTIKEAIERKLKQEQESLEYEFRLVTAEKEAERQRIEAQGKADANKILSASLTDKILQDKGIEATLKLSQSPNAKVVVVGSGDDGLPLILGNN; translated from the coding sequence ATGGATAGATTACCAAAAATTGCATTGCCCACCGTGGTGGTCATAATTTTAGTGTTCATTTTAATTTCCAAATCGGCCATAAACATTGGTGCCGGTGAAGCAGGAGTGCTTTGGAAACGTTTTAGCGGTGGTGTGGTTACTGACCAACCTCCCTTGGGAGAAGGCTTTCATTTGGTGGCCCCTTGGAACAGGGTATACATATACGAAGTAAGAAGACAGGAGGTATTTGAGAAAATGAAGGTGCTTTCCTCCAATGGTTTGGATATTCAATTGGATGCCTCGGCATGGTATATGCCCAAATATGGGGAATTGGGCCAGCTTCACCAACAAATAGGCGAAGGGTATCTGGATAGGATTTTGCTGCCTACCATCCGATCTGCAGCACGTTCGGTAGTGGGGCGTTATACCCCTGAGCAGTTGTATTCCAGTAAAAGGGATGCCATTCAGGCTGAAATTTTCGAAGAAACCAAGAAAATCGTTGAAGGCCAACATATTGTTCTCGATGAAATCTTGGTGCGCGATGTTACCCTCCCCCCAACCATTAAGGAGGCGATTGAACGTAAATTGAAACAGGAACAGGAATCCTTGGAATACGAATTTCGACTGGTTACCGCCGAGAAGGAAGCCGAACGTCAGCGTATAGAGGCGCAGGGTAAGGCCGATGCGAACAAGATTTTGAGCGCATCGCTTACGGACAAGATTTTGCAGGACAAGGGCATAGAGGCCACTTTAAAGTTATCTCAATCCCCAAATGCCAAAGTAGTGGTGGTTGGTTCAGGAGATGACGGCCTCCCCTTGATTTTGGGAAATAACTAA
- the hisG gene encoding ATP phosphoribosyltransferase, translating to MNLRIAIQKSGRLNEDSLKILKECGISIDNGKDQLKASARNFPMDVFYLRNGDIPQYLKDGVVDIAVIGENVLFEKGEGIEVAEKLGFSKCKVSMAIPKNNAYSNYKDFEGKRIATSYPHTVQKFLEGWGITADIHLINGSVEIAPNIGLADVICDIVSSGSTLFKNNLKEVEVLLKSEAVLAVSPKIDQERRQILDKLRFRIRSVLQARKNRYVLMNVPNTSLDAILKILPGMRSPTVLPLADEGWSSVHTVINKDKFWEVIDELRLAGAEGILVCPIEKMVL from the coding sequence ATGAACCTAAGGATCGCAATTCAAAAAAGTGGCAGGCTCAACGAAGACTCCCTTAAGATTTTAAAGGAATGCGGGATTTCCATTGACAATGGTAAGGACCAGCTAAAGGCCAGTGCCAGGAATTTCCCCATGGACGTTTTTTATTTACGCAATGGCGATATTCCACAGTATTTAAAGGATGGTGTGGTGGACATTGCCGTTATAGGCGAAAATGTGCTTTTTGAAAAAGGGGAGGGGATAGAGGTCGCGGAAAAACTCGGTTTTTCAAAATGCAAGGTTTCCATGGCCATTCCAAAGAACAATGCTTACAGTAACTACAAGGACTTTGAGGGCAAACGTATCGCCACCTCATATCCCCATACGGTACAAAAGTTTTTGGAGGGTTGGGGAATAACGGCAGACATCCATCTGATCAATGGTTCCGTGGAAATAGCCCCCAATATTGGCCTGGCCGATGTGATATGCGATATTGTATCCAGCGGCAGCACCTTGTTCAAGAACAATTTAAAGGAGGTCGAAGTGCTGTTAAAGAGCGAGGCGGTTTTGGCCGTTTCCCCAAAAATAGATCAGGAGCGAAGGCAAATCCTGGATAAACTTAGGTTTAGGATCCGATCTGTGCTGCAGGCAAGAAAAAACCGTTATGTCCTGATGAACGTACCCAACACCAGTCTTGATGCAATATTGAAAATTTTACCGGGGATGCGCAGCCCTACGGTATTGCCCCTGGCGGACGAGGGCTGGAGTTCCGTACATACGGTAATCAACAAAGACAAATTTTGGGAGGTAATCGATGAATTGAGGTTGGCGGGTGCCGAAGGTATTTTGGTCTGCCCAATTGAAAAAATGGTGTTATAA
- the hisD gene encoding histidinol dehydrogenase — protein MKKYKNPKRTEWAEILARPTQSFDAIEPIVAEVFKEVSQNGDKAIKAFTKKFDGVELSHFTVSQTEMAAADASVSKELKAAIQIAKSNIESFHRAQKTTEVVLETMPGVKCWQEKRPIQKVGLYIPGGTAPLFSTILMLAIPAKLAGCEEIVLCSPPDENGNLDATIVYTAQLCGVTRIFKIGGIQAIAGMTYGTDTIPKVYKLFGPGNQYVTVAKQYATKLGVAIDMPAGPSELLVVADETANAAFVASDLLSQAEHGVDSQVVLVSTSAPFMEQVEIEIERQIQELPRKDIAKKAIENSRLIYVEDDKTALELINAYGPEHYIVCVENEDFYIDNTMNAGSVFIGNYTPESAGDYASGTNHTLPTNGYAKQYSGVNLDSFMKSMTFQKISKEGIQNIGRSVELMAEAEGLQAHKNAVTLRLKELKN, from the coding sequence ATGAAAAAGTATAAAAATCCGAAGCGAACGGAATGGGCAGAAATTCTGGCAAGGCCCACACAATCTTTTGATGCCATTGAACCCATTGTGGCCGAGGTATTTAAAGAAGTGTCCCAGAATGGGGATAAGGCCATAAAAGCGTTTACCAAAAAATTTGATGGGGTGGAACTATCCCATTTTACGGTCAGCCAAACAGAAATGGCCGCAGCAGATGCCAGCGTTTCCAAAGAATTGAAAGCGGCCATCCAGATCGCCAAATCAAATATCGAATCATTCCACCGGGCACAGAAAACAACGGAGGTTGTTTTGGAAACCATGCCTGGGGTAAAATGTTGGCAGGAAAAACGGCCCATTCAAAAAGTGGGACTATATATCCCTGGTGGTACGGCCCCTTTGTTTTCAACAATTTTGATGTTGGCCATTCCTGCAAAGTTGGCAGGGTGTGAAGAGATTGTTCTGTGCAGCCCTCCGGATGAAAACGGCAATCTGGATGCTACCATTGTTTACACGGCCCAACTGTGCGGGGTTACGCGAATTTTTAAAATTGGAGGTATCCAGGCCATAGCGGGAATGACGTATGGAACCGATACCATTCCCAAGGTGTACAAGCTTTTTGGCCCAGGAAACCAATATGTAACCGTTGCGAAACAGTACGCCACTAAACTGGGCGTTGCCATTGACATGCCCGCAGGTCCAAGTGAATTGTTGGTGGTAGCGGACGAAACTGCCAATGCAGCATTTGTTGCTTCCGATCTGTTGAGTCAGGCTGAACATGGGGTGGATAGTCAGGTTGTTTTGGTTTCCACATCAGCGCCTTTTATGGAGCAGGTGGAAATAGAAATTGAAAGACAAATTCAGGAACTTCCCCGAAAGGATATTGCAAAAAAAGCCATTGAAAACAGTCGGTTGATCTATGTTGAAGATGACAAGACGGCCTTGGAACTCATTAATGCCTATGGCCCGGAACACTATATTGTCTGTGTTGAAAACGAGGATTTTTATATCGATAATACGATGAATGCTGGTTCAGTGTTCATCGGAAACTATACACCCGAAAGCGCCGGGGACTATGCCTCGGGAACCAATCATACGCTCCCTACCAATGGCTATGCCAAACAATATAGCGGAGTAAATTTGGATAGCTTTATGAAAAGCATGACGTTTCAAAAAATATCCAAAGAGGGAATTCAAAATATTGGAAGGAGTGTGGAATTGATGGCTGAGGCCGAAGGTTTACAGGCCCATAAAAACGCGGTAACCCTTAGATTGAAAGAACTAAAAAACTAA
- the hisC gene encoding histidinol-phosphate transaminase, with amino-acid sequence MKKFKLDSLVRENVKRLKPYSSARDEFKDFDRDMVFLDANENPFENGVNRYPDPHQRSLKSVLAEQKGVQTAQILLGNGSDEVLDLIFRAFCEPHKDNVITLPPTYGMYKVLAETNAVENREVLLWEDFQPVVEHILQRSDDHTKLLFLCSPNNPTGNGFDPEKVEELIIKFNGLVIIDEAYIDFSGKEGWLSRLGEFPNLIITQTLSKAYGMAGVRLGICYASEAIITILKKIKPPYNVNQLTQQRALERVAQPNRVQQEVARILRERDNLIRALGQIPFVQKIYPTDANFVLVRVDKADLRYQQLVSHGVVVRNRSSQPLCDNTLRFTIGTEQENKKLIEVLRTI; translated from the coding sequence ATGAAGAAGTTTAAACTGGATAGTTTGGTACGGGAAAACGTAAAGCGGTTAAAACCCTATTCATCGGCCCGTGATGAGTTTAAGGATTTTGATAGGGACATGGTATTTTTGGATGCCAATGAAAACCCTTTTGAAAATGGGGTGAACCGCTATCCCGATCCACATCAGCGCAGCCTAAAATCAGTTTTGGCGGAACAAAAAGGGGTACAAACCGCCCAGATACTATTGGGCAATGGCAGCGATGAGGTCCTGGATTTGATTTTTAGGGCATTTTGTGAACCCCATAAAGATAATGTGATCACCCTGCCGCCTACCTACGGTATGTACAAAGTATTGGCAGAAACCAATGCCGTGGAAAACAGGGAAGTATTGCTCTGGGAGGACTTTCAGCCCGTGGTGGAACATATCTTACAACGATCGGACGACCATACCAAATTGTTGTTTTTATGCTCGCCCAACAATCCTACGGGAAATGGCTTTGATCCCGAAAAAGTAGAGGAACTTATCATAAAATTCAATGGCTTGGTGATCATTGATGAAGCCTATATTGATTTTTCCGGCAAAGAGGGCTGGTTATCGCGACTTGGGGAATTTCCAAACCTCATTATTACCCAAACCTTGTCCAAAGCCTATGGGATGGCCGGTGTCCGTTTGGGTATTTGCTACGCTTCAGAAGCTATCATTACGATTCTAAAAAAAATAAAACCGCCCTATAACGTCAACCAATTGACACAACAACGGGCGTTGGAGCGGGTAGCACAACCCAATAGGGTACAACAGGAGGTGGCCCGTATTTTAAGGGAACGGGATAATTTGATTAGGGCCCTTGGGCAAATCCCTTTTGTACAAAAAATATATCCAACGGATGCCAATTTTGTATTGGTACGGGTGGACAAGGCCGATTTGCGCTACCAACAGTTGGTTTCGCATGGGGTAGTGGTGCGCAATAGAAGTTCGCAACCCCTTTGTGACAATACCCTTAGGTTTACCATTGGCACGGAACAGGAAAATAAAAAATTGATTGAAGTACTAAGAACGATTTAG
- the hisB gene encoding bifunctional histidinol-phosphatase/imidazoleglycerol-phosphate dehydratase HisB — protein MGKRILFIDRDGTLAKEPDDEQLDAFGKLEFYPKMFTYLGKIAKELDFELVMVTNQDGLGTETFPEETFWPVHNFMMQSLANEGIRFSKVLIDRAFAKDNAPTRKPNTGLLEGFLTEEYDLPNSFVIGDRLTDMELAKNLGARGIFINDETRLGLDEIIVSKTDLSDYIALETNDWEAIYGFLKLSNRIGKIQRKTKETDVRIELDLDGKGKANIDTGLKFFDHMLDQLARHGQMDLTIKMNGDLEVDEHHTIEDTGIALGEVFSIALGDKLGIERYGFCLPMDDCLAQVAIDFGGRNWLVWEAEFKREMVGDMPTEMFHHFFKSFSDGAKANLNIKAEGTNEHHKIEAIFKAFAKAIKMAVKRDVEKMVLPSTKGII, from the coding sequence ATGGGAAAACGAATTTTGTTTATTGATAGGGACGGAACCTTGGCCAAAGAACCAGATGATGAACAATTGGATGCCTTTGGGAAGTTGGAGTTTTACCCCAAGATGTTCACGTATTTGGGCAAAATTGCCAAAGAGTTGGATTTTGAACTGGTTATGGTCACCAACCAAGATGGTTTGGGTACGGAAACCTTCCCGGAAGAAACATTTTGGCCGGTCCATAATTTTATGATGCAGTCCCTCGCGAATGAAGGGATTCGGTTTTCAAAAGTTCTGATAGACCGGGCTTTTGCCAAGGACAATGCCCCCACAAGAAAACCCAACACCGGGTTACTGGAAGGGTTTCTGACAGAAGAATACGACCTTCCAAACTCATTTGTAATTGGGGACCGACTTACGGATATGGAATTGGCGAAGAATTTGGGGGCCAGAGGCATTTTCATCAATGACGAAACGCGCCTAGGACTGGATGAAATCATCGTTTCCAAGACAGACCTTTCTGACTATATCGCGCTGGAGACCAATGACTGGGAAGCGATTTATGGGTTTTTAAAATTGTCAAATCGTATCGGAAAAATCCAGAGAAAGACCAAGGAAACCGATGTCCGGATTGAACTTGATTTGGATGGAAAAGGGAAGGCGAACATCGATACGGGCCTTAAATTTTTTGACCATATGTTGGATCAATTGGCAAGACACGGTCAGATGGATTTGACCATTAAAATGAATGGTGATCTGGAAGTGGATGAACATCACACCATTGAAGACACGGGAATTGCACTAGGGGAGGTTTTTAGTATTGCCCTTGGTGATAAACTGGGAATTGAACGTTATGGATTTTGTTTGCCCATGGATGATTGCTTGGCACAAGTAGCCATCGATTTTGGCGGTAGGAACTGGTTGGTTTGGGAAGCTGAATTCAAACGCGAAATGGTTGGTGATATGCCTACGGAGATGTTCCATCATTTTTTTAAATCCTTTAGTGATGGTGCCAAGGCCAATTTGAACATCAAGGCTGAGGGAACCAATGAACACCATAAGATAGAAGCGATTTTCAAGGCCTTTGCCAAGGCCATCAAAATGGCGGTGAAAAGGGATGTGGAAAAAATGGTTTTACCTTCCACAAAGGGAATAATTTAA
- a CDS encoding four helix bundle protein — translation MQDLIGRTKIFAVNCFRFCRSVPQSRELDAWVRQLIRSSSSVGANYRASQRAKSTADFINKLKIVEEEVDETAYWLELFMEVNENDLETIQQLHKEAKELLAIVVA, via the coding sequence GTGCAAGATTTAATAGGTAGAACCAAAATATTTGCGGTGAACTGTTTTCGCTTTTGCCGTTCGGTGCCTCAATCAAGGGAACTTGATGCCTGGGTTCGACAACTGATTCGCTCTTCGAGTTCTGTAGGTGCCAACTATCGTGCTTCGCAGCGGGCAAAAAGTACAGCAGATTTCATCAATAAGCTCAAAATTGTTGAAGAAGAAGTTGATGAAACTGCTTATTGGCTTGAACTTTTTATGGAGGTAAATGAAAATGACCTTGAAACTATCCAGCAATTGCATAAGGAAGCTAAAGAGCTATTGGCAATTGTTGTGGCCTAA
- the hisH gene encoding imidazole glycerol phosphate synthase subunit HisH — MNLIIIDYGAGNIQSIKFAFQRLGVEATLSNDAETISKADKVIFPGVGEASSAVGKLWESGLHDLIPDLTQPVLGICLGMQLMCNSSEEGNTKGLEIFDTDVVKFNSGLKVPQIGWNKIENLKGELFNGLNNDFIYLVHSFYAPKTNEAIATSTYGLEYSAALQKDNFYGVQFHPEKSGEYGSKILQNFLNL, encoded by the coding sequence ATGAATCTGATCATTATCGATTACGGTGCCGGAAATATCCAAAGCATAAAATTTGCCTTTCAACGGCTGGGTGTTGAGGCTACATTGAGCAACGATGCTGAAACCATAAGTAAGGCGGATAAAGTCATTTTTCCTGGTGTAGGTGAAGCAAGCAGTGCCGTGGGCAAGCTTTGGGAAAGTGGATTACATGATTTGATCCCCGATTTGACCCAACCGGTTCTGGGCATATGTTTGGGCATGCAATTGATGTGCAATTCATCAGAAGAAGGCAATACCAAAGGATTGGAAATTTTCGATACAGATGTTGTAAAATTCAATTCTGGCCTTAAGGTACCCCAAATCGGCTGGAACAAGATTGAAAACCTTAAAGGAGAACTGTTCAATGGTTTGAACAATGACTTTATTTACCTGGTGCATAGTTTTTATGCCCCTAAGACGAATGAAGCTATCGCTACGAGTACGTATGGTCTGGAATATAGCGCTGCCCTCCAGAAGGACAATTTCTATGGCGTTCAATTTCACCCGGAAAAGTCGGGCGAATACGGTTCCAAAATCCTTCAAAACTTTTTGAATCTCTAA
- a CDS encoding GNAT family N-acetyltransferase, whose product MEQVLEITTDKNRINLEFVHSYLSNTSYWAKGRSLEDVRLSIANSLCFSLFCKTSNSQIGFARVATDYVVFAWIMDVFVADEFKGKGYGKMLVNQILNHPDLQNVNGFGLRTSDAHGLYRQFGFTKIPDPETWMFKKNKNINRKY is encoded by the coding sequence ATGGAACAAGTACTTGAAATAACAACGGATAAAAACAGGATCAATCTGGAATTTGTCCATTCGTATCTATCCAATACGTCCTATTGGGCCAAAGGGCGTTCCCTGGAGGATGTGAGGCTGTCCATTGCGAACTCTTTATGTTTTAGCTTGTTTTGCAAAACATCAAATAGTCAAATCGGTTTTGCAAGGGTTGCCACGGATTATGTTGTTTTTGCTTGGATAATGGATGTGTTTGTTGCTGATGAATTTAAAGGTAAAGGCTATGGAAAAATGTTGGTAAATCAGATATTGAACCATCCAGATTTACAAAATGTCAATGGTTTTGGTTTACGCACAAGTGATGCGCATGGTTTGTATCGTCAATTTGGCTTCACTAAAATTCCTGACCCCGAAACTTGGATGTTTAAAAAGAACAAAAACATAAATAGGAAGTACTAA
- a CDS encoding four helix bundle protein, whose product MSNELKNRTKRFAIDCWHLCTKIPKSREYDSYAGQLLRSSSSVAANYRAALRGKSDKDFLNKLRIVEEEADESVFWLELFIEIEDKNQEELRNILKEGEELLKIMVASINTVKKRMNQ is encoded by the coding sequence ATGAGTAACGAACTTAAAAATAGAACAAAGAGATTTGCCATTGACTGTTGGCATCTTTGTACTAAAATCCCAAAGTCCCGCGAGTATGATTCCTATGCTGGACAACTTCTAAGAAGCTCAAGCTCGGTTGCCGCAAATTATCGCGCTGCTTTGCGTGGAAAATCTGATAAGGATTTTTTAAATAAACTGAGAATCGTAGAGGAGGAAGCTGATGAAAGTGTTTTCTGGTTAGAACTTTTTATTGAAATAGAGGATAAAAACCAAGAAGAATTACGTAACATTTTAAAAGAAGGTGAAGAACTTTTGAAAATAATGGTTGCTTCCATTAATACCGTCAAAAAACGAATGAACCAATGA
- a CDS encoding HisA/HisF-related TIM barrel protein — MRIIPAIDIIDGKCVRLSKGDYDTKKVYNENPVEVAKQFQDHGIQYLHLVDLDGAKSRHIVNHKVLEQIATKTDLKIDFGGGLKTDEDLHIAFESGADQITGGSIAVKDEATFLGWLKTYGNAKIILGADAKEGNIAVSGWQEESELQLVPFVKKFQKAGVRYVICTDISKDGMLEGPSFDVYKELLNKTKVIRTEIGGSGVVDIEENGIKLIASGGISALEELPKLKQIGCEGVIIGKAIYENRISLKELENYRLQYG; from the coding sequence ATGAGAATCATTCCGGCAATTGATATTATTGATGGCAAATGTGTACGCCTGTCCAAAGGGGACTATGACACAAAGAAGGTGTACAATGAAAATCCTGTGGAGGTCGCAAAACAATTTCAGGACCACGGAATCCAATACCTGCATTTGGTTGACCTGGACGGGGCAAAATCCAGGCATATCGTGAACCATAAGGTTCTGGAACAGATTGCTACCAAGACCGATTTGAAAATTGACTTTGGGGGCGGGTTAAAAACGGATGAGGATTTGCATATTGCCTTTGAAAGTGGCGCCGACCAAATTACGGGAGGGAGTATTGCAGTAAAGGATGAAGCTACTTTTTTGGGTTGGCTCAAAACCTATGGTAATGCTAAGATCATTCTGGGTGCCGATGCCAAAGAAGGGAACATTGCCGTTTCCGGTTGGCAAGAGGAGTCCGAGCTACAACTGGTTCCATTTGTGAAAAAGTTTCAAAAAGCGGGGGTGCGGTATGTGATTTGTACCGATATTTCGAAGGACGGAATGTTGGAGGGGCCTTCGTTTGATGTCTACAAAGAGTTGTTGAATAAAACCAAGGTCATCAGAACTGAAATTGGCGGTAGCGGTGTTGTGGACATTGAGGAAAATGGCATCAAATTGATTGCAAGTGGTGGTATTTCAGCATTGGAGGAATTACCAAAACTTAAGCAAATAGGCTGTGAAGGGGTAATTATAGGAAAGGCAATATATGAGAACAGGATATCCTTAAAAGAATTGGAAAACTATAGGTTACAGTATGGATGA
- a CDS encoding DinB family protein, translating to MDDIKRFKVEFVQNCCFRMDESLRMIQIALERVSEAQVWQKPNSSLNSIGNLILHLCGNMTQYGIASLKESEDQRERDKEFTASGGYTKQQLLALLEETVNTVKDTFNSTAIERFLKQKQVQGFQFSGIGNCIHVVEHFSYHTGQIAFWVKQLHNAQLGFYDGHDLTMLNDE from the coding sequence ATGGATGATATAAAACGTTTTAAAGTCGAATTTGTTCAGAATTGTTGCTTTCGAATGGATGAGAGCTTACGAATGATTCAAATTGCTTTGGAACGGGTTTCCGAAGCACAGGTCTGGCAGAAACCCAATTCGTCCTTGAACAGTATTGGCAATTTAATTTTGCATCTCTGTGGCAATATGACCCAATATGGAATTGCCTCCTTGAAGGAAAGTGAAGATCAGCGGGAAAGGGATAAGGAATTTACAGCCTCTGGCGGGTATACCAAGCAGCAGTTGCTTGCCCTTCTTGAAGAAACGGTGAATACCGTAAAGGATACCTTCAATAGCACCGCTATTGAACGTTTTCTAAAACAAAAACAAGTACAGGGATTTCAGTTCTCCGGCATTGGCAACTGTATCCATGTGGTCGAACATTTTTCATACCATACGGGACAGATTGCCTTTTGGGTCAAACAATTGCACAATGCGCAACTGGGATTTTATGATGGACATGATCTTACGATGCTGAATGACGAATGA
- a CDS encoding four helix bundle protein, protein MNDLKNRTKDFAFECWKLCKEFPKSREYDAWVRQLIRSSSSVGANYRAACRAKSDKDFINKLKIVEEEVDESMFWLEMLKRTEVRKQETIQKLWEEGNELLAIAVSSIKTVRKRLNQSKP, encoded by the coding sequence ATGAATGATTTGAAAAATCGCACTAAAGATTTTGCTTTTGAATGTTGGAAGCTTTGCAAAGAGTTCCCAAAGTCCAGGGAATACGATGCTTGGGTAAGGCAACTTATTAGAAGTTCAAGCTCGGTAGGGGCTAATTACAGAGCTGCTTGCAGGGCAAAATCAGACAAAGATTTCATCAATAAGCTCAAAATAGTTGAAGAAGAGGTAGATGAAAGCATGTTTTGGCTAGAAATGTTGAAGAGAACAGAGGTAAGAAAACAAGAGACCATTCAAAAATTGTGGGAAGAGGGGAATGAGCTTTTGGCCATAGCCGTTAGTTCAATAAAAACAGTTAGAAAAAGGTTGAACCAATCAAAACCATAA